Proteins encoded in a region of the Phalacrocorax carbo chromosome 15, bPhaCar2.1, whole genome shotgun sequence genome:
- the CMKLR1 gene encoding chemerin-like receptor 1: protein MALSNLSNYLDDVSNYSDYPDYTYEETSSVWTDPSHDPKDIARILSVIIYSVSCVLGILGNGLVIAIITLKMKRSVNAIWFLNLAVADFLFNIFLPINIAYTAMRYNWIFGTVMCKLNSFLLILNMYTSVLLLTTISFDRYVSVVFPVWSQNHRSTNLAYLVCLIIWTIGIIMSCPSLVFRDTAQARNSVICFSNFSLSRNKSYQALGLMRHRTVNITRFLAGYILPITIITFCYIAIVFNLRRNRLAKSKKPFKIIITIIVTFFLCWSPYHLLNLLETEPDMIPRSVFEISIPLTTALAASNSCMNPVLYVFMGQDFKKFKVTILSRLVNALSEETGHSSIVHRSFSKMSSMTEKETTVL from the coding sequence ATGGCACTTTCCAATTTGTCCAATTACTTGGATGATGTCAGTAACTACAGTGACTACCCAGATTACACCTACGAGGAGACAAGCAGTGTGTGGACAGACCCATCCCATGACCCAAAGGACATTGCGAGGATCCTATCCGTCATCATCTACAGTGTGTCCTGTGTGTTGGGCATCCTGGGGAATGGCCTCGTCATCGCAATCATAACTCTAAAGATGAAGAGGTCAGTCAATGCCATCTGGTTCCTCAACCTAGCTGTCGCTGACTTTCTCTTCAACATCTTCTTGCCCATAAACATTGCTTACACGGCCATGCGGTACAACTGGATCTTTGGGACTGTGATGTGCAAGTTgaactccttcctcctcatcctcaaCATGTACACCAGCGTCCTGCTGCTCACCACCATCAGCTTTGATCGCTATGTGTCGGTGGTTTTTCCCGTCTGGTCTCAAAACCATCGATCAACCAACCTAGCATATTTAGTTTGTTTGATTATCTGGACTATTGGCATCATTATGAGCTGCCCGTCACTTGTCTTCCGAGACACGGCACAAGCCCGCAACTCTGTGATTTGTTTTAGCAACTTCTCCCTCTCCAGGAATAAGTCTTACCAAGCCCTAGGTCTAATGAGGCACCGAACAGTGAACATCACCAGGTTCCTCGCCGGGTACATCCTTCCCATAACCATCATCACCTTCTGCTACATTGCCATCGTCTTCAACCTGCGGCGAAACCGCCTTGCCAAGTCCAAAAAGCCCTTCAAGATCATCATCACCATTATAGtcactttcttcctttgctggaGTCCGTACCACCTGCTGAATCTCCTGGAAACAGAGCCTGACATGATCCCACGCTCCGTGTTTGAGATCAGCATCCCATTAACCACGGCACTCGCTGCCTCCAACAGCTGCATGAATCCCGTCCTCTACGTCTTCATGGGCCAGGACTTTAAGAAGTTTAAGGTCACCATCCTCTCCAGGCTGGTCAATGCCCTCAGCGAGGAGACGGGCCATTCCAGCATTGTTCATAGGAGCTTCTCCAAGATGTCTTCAATGACTGAGAAAGAGACGACAGTTCTCTAA